TTGCTGGTAGTGTCCGTACATCGCTGCGATGAAAACCCCTACGTCTGGAGTCGGCGCGGCGAAGAATCCTGAGTTTTCCAGCGCATGGTGAGTCGTCTGCAGCAGTTTGCGCTCGGCTGGGTCCATGCGCTCGGCAGCTTTGAACGTGGTTTGGAAGAACAGCGGGTCGAACATCTCGACATTGTCGATGAAGCCGCCATGGCGGGCATAGCTACGGCCCGCGGCGCTGGCATCGCTGTCATAGAACGCGCGCCAGTCCCAGCGTTGCGATGGGACGGGGCGCACTGCCAATCGCGCTTCTGCCAGCAGCGACCACAATTCTTCCATGCTGGTAGCACCTGGAAAAGAGCCCGCCATACCGACGATGGCAATATCCTGCGCCCGCCAGTGCGGCTCGTCCTGGGTGTGAGCGCGCACATGTGGGGAGGGGGCTCGCCAAGTGAGCTCGGGAGGGGACTGGGGGGCCACCGCGGGCTCGGGCTGCAGTCCAATGATCGCCGCGCGAGCCTCTATGTAGGCCGACAGGCTCGAGATACTCGGGTGCTCGAACAGGATGGAGCGGGGGACTCTAGTGACCATGCCTGCCTCGGCCAGGCGGCGTTCGATCTCTGCGGCAATGCTGATCGCCGCGACTGAGTCAGCGCCGTGATCCAGCACGTTTTCAGCCTCTGCGAGATTTTCCAGGCCAGTAAACTTGGCAATGGCTTGGCGCACCAGCAGCTTAGTATCCAGCGTTGGCGCGCGACTGGCTTTCGCCGCTTGTCGACCGGAGGGTGCCTCAGTCAGCAGCCTGCCAGCGTAAATCAGGGCGTCGGCGCAGCGGGCGGCAAGCAGCTCATCCATCGCCGCCAGGGCTTTGTCAGGGGCCATAGGCAACAGCAGTCCGCGGTCCTGGCCCATCGCCATACCGCTCACATCCCAGATACCCCAGCCGATGGTTGACCAGCCCGTATGGCCTTGCAGGCATTGCCGCTCAGCCAGAGCATGCAGGTAGGCGTTGGCTGATGCGTAGGCCGTCTGTCCGGCCAGACCGACGGTTGCCGATAGCGAGCCGAACATGACCACGCGGCGTATTGCCATCTCGTTCTGCAGCTGCGCAAGGGCAAGGGCCGGCGCGATCTTGGTCTTCAGGACCTTTTCCAAAGAGGAAGTCGTCTGCGATTGGAAAAGGCCATCTTCCAGATGACCGGCGAGGTGAAAGACGGTGTCCACCCGACCGTAGCGTTCATGGAGCGTCGAAAGCGTCTGTCGCAGGCTCTCGGTGTCCGTCGCATCGCCTTGGAAGTAGCCTGAGCAACCCAGCGCTTTCAAGCGCGAGCGTCGTTCATCGCTCAAGGGCGAGCGGCCCATGACGAAAACCGGTTGCTGGCCGACGATATGTTCCAGCAGGTGCTGGCCGATGCCACCCAAGCCGCCGATGATCAGCGCCGGCCCGTCCTGGCTTCTGGGTTCGTTCGCGAGCGGCGTTACTTGTTGGTGCAGATGAGCCACTAGGCGCTTGCCACCCTCGACTCGCAGGCGCCGAAGCCCTTCCTGCTGCATTAGCCCGCAGATGGTGAGTGACTTTGCCAGGCTCGCATCGCTTTCCAGCCAGGTGTGAGCCAGTTGTTCGGTTTCGCAGCGCAGGGATTGCAACAAGCCGTGCGCAGCAGCTGCGTCGGCGTTGGCGATACCGCTGAAAAGCAAAAGCTTCAGAGGCGTGCCCGTCGCCAACAGCGCGGCGATGATGCGATGAATCGACTCGAACTGGCTTTGCGCCAGCTGCCATGGGCCAGAGGTTTCGGTTTCGGCTACAGGCACCAGCACAGTGTCGCCCGCCGCGAGGGCGCTGCCTGCGATCCGGTCGGCATCGATCGGAATGCAGCCGTCGGGGGTATCGCAGTGTTGGCCATCTGCTATTGCAAGCCACGTTCTACCGGTCGAGGCAGGGCTGCAAGATTCGGCAGACCATACGATTTTCGCGGTGTGGCAAGTCGAACGCTCATCGGATTGCATGGCATTGCCTTCTGGCTGCGGGCGGGAACAGGGATGCTAGGGCAGTGGCCAGATGCAAGAAATTACAAGAATTGGTAGGTGATTAATCGTGGCGTTTATTCGTGTACGCGATGCGTGGTCTGACCGGGGCTGCGAGACGGGCAAAAGCGCTCTACACTGTTAAGCCGGTGGATGACCAGGAGGGCTCGTCGATGGGATTGGGAATGTTGGAGTGGTATAGCGACGTCATGAGAGAAATTTCGGCGGCTCATGAAATCGAAAATCTGGTGTCGATCCTGCACCGTGAGGCCATAGAGTGTGGCTTCGAACATGTTGGTCTGGCCTTGCAAGCGCCCACGCCTTTCACTCGGCGTAAGACGCTCATCATGGGCACCTATCCGCTTGAGTGGCAGGAGCGCTATGACGAGCAAAGTTATGGTGCGATTGATCCTGTGATTGAGCACAGCATGGCCAAAGCGGATGTCTTGAACTGGAGTGATGTTCAAGCCAGCTGCCACCGACGTTTCTTCGCCGAGGCCGCTCAGTTTGGCCTGGTTCATGGAATGACCTACAGTG
The DNA window shown above is from Pseudomonas sp. BSw22131 and carries:
- a CDS encoding autoinducer binding domain-containing protein, encoding MRGLTGAARRAKALYTVKPVDDQEGSSMGLGMLEWYSDVMREISAAHEIENLVSILHREAIECGFEHVGLALQAPTPFTRRKTLIMGTYPLEWQERYDEQSYGAIDPVIEHSMAKADVLNWSDVQASCHRRFFAEAAQFGLVHGMTYSALATSRDTHVISFARGRGRVSQIEQLELGVKLRCLSDASRQALARWNLSAVERCVLSDREVEILRWTADGKCVSDIAQILCISDNTVNFHIKKIVGKFGSPNKAHAAAHAVALNLI